The following coding sequences are from one Ruminococcus flavefaciens AE3010 window:
- the dusB gene encoding tRNA dihydrouridine synthase DusB gives MTETIKIGSVAMPRTAALAPMAGVADRAYRLMCKKYGAAYVVSEMVSAKGICYSDRKTAELCTVTDDERPMAVQLFGSEPDFMAEAVKIVLEYSPDIIDINMGCPVPKVVGTGAGSALMKDIRLAADITEAAVKAAGETPVTVKIRSGWNSESINAPEMAKALEAAGASAIAVHGRTRDMFYSGESDSSVIRAVKEAVSVPVIGNGDITDADSCVKMYEETGCDLVMIGRGSYGNPFIFREIEAKLRGEAYEPPALETKMQVMLEHIRLILELSEKCEELAMHEARKHAAWYMNGCYGSAKFRGRCYQLSSYAEAEALAEEFIELQRSRQ, from the coding sequence ATGACTGAAACAATTAAAATAGGAAGCGTGGCTATGCCGAGGACGGCTGCACTGGCTCCCATGGCAGGAGTTGCGGACAGAGCGTACAGGCTCATGTGCAAGAAGTACGGTGCGGCTTATGTTGTCAGCGAAATGGTTTCCGCAAAGGGCATCTGCTACAGCGACCGCAAGACTGCGGAGCTTTGTACGGTCACGGACGATGAGCGTCCCATGGCTGTCCAGCTTTTCGGCAGCGAGCCCGACTTTATGGCGGAGGCTGTGAAGATAGTTCTGGAGTACAGCCCCGATATCATCGACATAAATATGGGCTGTCCTGTGCCAAAGGTAGTGGGTACGGGAGCAGGCTCTGCTCTGATGAAGGACATCAGGCTTGCGGCGGATATCACGGAAGCCGCAGTCAAGGCGGCAGGGGAGACACCTGTCACGGTGAAGATACGCAGCGGCTGGAACAGTGAGAGCATAAACGCTCCCGAAATGGCAAAGGCTCTGGAAGCGGCAGGAGCTTCGGCTATTGCAGTCCACGGGCGCACAAGGGACATGTTCTACAGCGGCGAGTCCGACAGCAGCGTTATCAGGGCTGTTAAGGAGGCTGTCAGCGTTCCTGTTATCGGAAACGGCGATATCACCGACGCCGATTCATGCGTGAAGATGTATGAGGAGACAGGCTGCGACCTTGTGATGATAGGCAGGGGCAGCTACGGAAATCCATTTATATTCCGCGAGATAGAAGCGAAGCTCCGCGGTGAGGCTTATGAGCCGCCTGCTCTTGAAACGAAAATGCAGGTCATGCTGGAGCATATACGCCTGATACTTGAGCTCAGCGAAAAGTGTGAGGAGCTTGCCATGCACGAGGCACGGAAGCACGCGGCATGGTATATGAACGGCTGCTACGGCTCGGCAAAATTCCGCGGGCGCTGCTATCAGCTTTCGTCATATGCGGAAGCGGAAGCTCTGGCGGAGGAGTTCATCGAGCTCCAGCGAAGCCGTCAATAG
- a CDS encoding DUF3592 domain-containing protein, with amino-acid sequence MGVLFAVSLIWYRMKLHCLNFKGRTEAVITKISEYSRRDDKKRKQYFYQYTAEYYVEDKAYKLRRTVPKKNEMYEGYRIDVVYDEKAPRRCVPAEEITVPETAVRKWKLVPIAAGIFWIVVFVFLIPMIFGFSERNSDIYEDGIRYAMMLACAGSVVWKFGAKDIKQHGFPWRTLFMLLFWIALLIVYFWLAFSEYFA; translated from the coding sequence ATGGGCGTATTATTTGCAGTGTCGCTCATATGGTACCGCATGAAGCTTCACTGTCTGAACTTCAAGGGCAGGACAGAAGCGGTCATCACAAAGATAAGCGAGTATTCACGCAGGGACGACAAGAAGCGGAAGCAGTACTTTTACCAGTACACTGCGGAGTATTACGTCGAGGACAAGGCGTATAAGCTCCGTCGGACTGTTCCTAAGAAAAACGAGATGTATGAGGGATACAGGATAGACGTGGTGTACGACGAAAAAGCTCCGCGGCGCTGTGTGCCTGCGGAGGAGATAACAGTCCCCGAAACAGCGGTCAGAAAATGGAAATTAGTCCCTATCGCAGCAGGCATTTTCTGGATTGTCGTATTTGTTTTCCTGATACCCATGATATTCGGCTTTTCGGAGAGAAACAGCGATATATACGAGGACGGGATACGGTACGCTATGATGTTAGCATGCGCAGGCTCCGTAGTGTGGAAGTTCGGCGCGAAGGACATAAAGCAGCACGGCTTTCCGTGGCGGACGCTGTTCATGCTGCTGTTCTGGATAGCGCTTTTGATCGTGTATTTCTGGCTGGCATTTTCGGAATATTTTGCATAG
- a CDS encoding GtrA family protein, whose translation MEKFIKWCVSILPKPLQKIYYKYEEKWLYLVFGGLTTVVSIVTKLLLFKLVPGEPKWESTAGVVFSWICAVTFAFFTNKKYVFKNKTSNAREFWKVFASFYGARLATLGMEEAIFLIFCDWLGMSKTVITFLSQVVIFIANYILSKVFVFKNKGNNTAEQHND comes from the coding sequence ATGGAGAAATTCATAAAGTGGTGCGTTTCGATACTGCCGAAGCCGCTGCAGAAAATATACTATAAATATGAAGAAAAGTGGCTGTACCTCGTTTTCGGCGGACTTACCACCGTCGTGTCTATCGTCACAAAGCTGCTGCTTTTCAAGCTGGTCCCGGGAGAGCCCAAGTGGGAGAGCACCGCAGGTGTTGTCTTCTCGTGGATATGCGCCGTAACATTTGCGTTCTTCACCAATAAGAAGTACGTTTTCAAGAACAAGACCAGCAATGCCAGGGAGTTTTGGAAGGTCTTTGCGTCATTCTACGGCGCGAGACTTGCTACCCTCGGTATGGAGGAGGCTATATTCCTCATATTCTGCGACTGGCTGGGTATGAGCAAGACCGTCATCACTTTCCTCAGTCAGGTAGTCATTTTCATTGCAAACTATATCCTCAGCAAGGTGTTCGTTTTCAAAAATAAGGGAAACAATACTGCGGAGCAGCACAATGACTGA
- a CDS encoding phosphoenolpyruvate carboxykinase (GTP), with amino-acid sequence MSLTKNPNVLKWVDEMVALCQPDKVVWIDGSQEQIDALIEEVTSLPDDSWDKMYKLNQEKYPNCLYHRTRANDVARVEDRTFICSKEKKGAGPTNNWMAPDEMKALLTPMYNGVMKGRTMYVIPYSMGPIGSPLAKVGVEVTDSIYVVLNMNIMTRMGKQAFENLGDTSDDFVRGLHSKADVDPEKRYIVQFPEENTIWSINSAYGGNVLLGKKCFALRIASFQGKNEAWMAEHMLILGVKKPNGEVKYITAAFPSACGKTNLAMLIPPEGYKKDGYEIFTVGDDIAWMKPGKDGRLYAINPENGFFGVAPGTNAKSNYNALACTKNGAIFTNVALDNSDNTVWWEKLNENPPKDATEWTGIKCDGEAWVAEGKKLAHPNSRFTAPAKNCPCISPEFNNPEGVPVSAIIFGGRRATTAPLVYQSFDWTHGTYIGSAVSSETTAAATGAVGVLRHDPMAMKPFIGYNVGDYWAHWLEMGARLGSKAPKIFNVNWFRTDDQGNFLWPGFGDNMRVLDWIIKRVDGEVDAVETPIGYLPKAEDINLKGIEDEVTPDALKMLLTVDKEEWKKEIAEMRRYYDEDIKAKGGNIPQALYDELDMIEANLNK; translated from the coding sequence ATGTCACTGACAAAAAACCCTAACGTATTAAAGTGGGTAGACGAAATGGTAGCTCTCTGCCAGCCTGATAAGGTAGTTTGGATCGACGGCTCTCAGGAGCAGATCGACGCTCTTATCGAAGAGGTAACTTCACTCCCCGATGACAGCTGGGACAAAATGTACAAGCTGAATCAGGAAAAGTATCCGAATTGTCTCTATCACAGAACCCGTGCTAACGACGTTGCCCGTGTTGAGGACAGAACCTTTATCTGCTCTAAGGAAAAGAAGGGTGCAGGTCCTACAAACAACTGGATGGCTCCCGATGAGATGAAGGCTCTCCTTACACCTATGTACAACGGCGTTATGAAGGGCAGAACAATGTACGTTATCCCTTATTCAATGGGACCTATCGGCTCTCCTCTTGCTAAGGTAGGCGTTGAGGTCACTGACTCTATCTACGTTGTTCTTAACATGAACATCATGACACGTATGGGTAAACAGGCTTTCGAGAACCTCGGTGATACTTCCGATGATTTCGTAAGAGGTCTCCACTCAAAGGCTGACGTTGATCCCGAGAAGAGATACATCGTTCAGTTCCCTGAGGAAAATACTATCTGGTCTATCAACTCTGCTTACGGCGGAAACGTTCTCCTCGGCAAGAAGTGCTTCGCACTCCGTATCGCTTCATTCCAGGGCAAGAACGAGGCTTGGATGGCTGAGCATATGCTTATCCTCGGCGTTAAGAAGCCCAACGGTGAAGTTAAGTACATCACAGCTGCATTCCCGTCAGCTTGCGGTAAGACCAACTTAGCTATGCTTATCCCGCCAGAGGGATACAAGAAGGACGGCTATGAGATATTCACAGTCGGCGACGATATCGCTTGGATGAAGCCCGGCAAGGACGGCAGACTCTATGCTATCAACCCTGAGAACGGCTTCTTCGGCGTTGCTCCCGGAACAAACGCTAAGTCAAACTACAACGCTCTCGCTTGCACAAAGAACGGCGCTATCTTCACAAACGTTGCTCTCGACAACAGCGACAACACTGTATGGTGGGAGAAGCTCAACGAGAATCCGCCTAAGGACGCTACAGAGTGGACTGGTATCAAGTGCGACGGTGAGGCTTGGGTAGCTGAGGGCAAGAAGCTTGCTCATCCAAACTCAAGATTCACAGCTCCTGCTAAGAACTGCCCATGCATCTCTCCTGAGTTCAACAATCCTGAGGGCGTTCCTGTATCTGCTATCATCTTCGGCGGCAGAAGAGCTACAACTGCTCCTCTCGTATATCAGTCATTCGACTGGACACACGGTACATACATCGGTTCAGCTGTTTCTTCCGAGACAACTGCTGCTGCTACAGGTGCTGTAGGCGTTCTCCGTCACGATCCTATGGCTATGAAGCCATTCATCGGCTACAACGTAGGCGACTACTGGGCACACTGGCTCGAAATGGGCGCAAGACTCGGCAGCAAGGCTCCTAAGATCTTCAACGTAAACTGGTTCAGAACTGACGATCAGGGCAACTTCCTCTGGCCCGGCTTCGGCGACAACATGAGAGTTCTCGACTGGATCATCAAGAGAGTTGACGGCGAAGTTGACGCTGTTGAGACTCCTATCGGATACCTTCCTAAGGCTGAGGATATCAACCTCAAGGGTATCGAGGACGAGGTAACTCCTGACGCACTCAAGATGCTCCTCACTGTTGACAAGGAAGAGTGGAAGAAGGAGATCGCTGAGATGAGAAGATACTATGACGAGGACATCAAGGCTAAGGGCGGCAATATCCCACAGGCACTTTACGATGAGCTCGACATGATCGAAGCAAATCTCAACAAGTAA
- a CDS encoding DUF2975 domain-containing protein has protein sequence MNKTISEKLKKRTFIDTILSCLLCFSALGAAVYQFIGYSEHTAIKEYLINSLYSLVLFAELGLLALILLEIRKTGKPFSKKIITKLRIMAVVLIAGALIPSYATVPISEQEYSVVIVFDMQNMLFIALGVIIGILSEVFVYGLSLQEDNDMIA, from the coding sequence ATGAACAAAACTATATCAGAAAAACTAAAAAAACGCACCTTTATCGACACCATACTGAGCTGTCTCCTATGCTTTAGCGCACTCGGAGCTGCTGTATACCAGTTCATAGGCTATTCGGAGCATACGGCAATAAAAGAATATCTGATAAACAGCCTGTACTCCCTTGTATTATTCGCCGAGCTGGGACTTCTCGCCCTGATACTCCTTGAAATACGCAAAACAGGCAAGCCGTTCTCAAAAAAGATAATAACAAAGCTCCGCATTATGGCAGTTGTTCTGATCGCAGGCGCTCTTATCCCGTCTTATGCAACAGTACCGATCTCCGAACAGGAATACAGCGTAGTGATCGTTTTTGATATGCAGAATATGCTTTTTATCGCATTGGGAGTCATTATCGGCATATTATCCGAGGTTTTCGTCTACGGTCTGAGTCTTCAGGAAGACAACGACATGATAGCGTAA
- a CDS encoding DUF6472 family protein → MQKKTATNCETCTNYVYDEDYDCYVCMINLDEDEMYRFLQGTNYSCPYYRLDDEYGVVRHQN, encoded by the coding sequence ATGCAAAAGAAAACCGCCACCAACTGCGAGACCTGCACCAACTATGTTTATGACGAGGACTACGACTGCTACGTCTGTATGATAAATCTCGACGAGGACGAGATGTACCGATTCTTGCAGGGCACCAACTACTCCTGTCCCTACTATCGCCTCGACGACGAGTACGGCGTGGTGCGCCACCAGAATTAA
- a CDS encoding helix-turn-helix domain-containing protein, producing the protein MAIIIRLDKMMADRKMSLNELAERIGMTNVNLSNLKTSKMKGIRFETMNAICEALDCQPGDLFEYVKE; encoded by the coding sequence ATGGCAATAATAATCAGACTTGACAAGATGATGGCTGACCGCAAGATGTCGCTGAACGAGCTTGCCGAGAGGATAGGCATGACCAACGTGAACCTTTCAAACCTGAAGACCAGCAAGATGAAGGGCATACGCTTTGAGACCATGAACGCCATTTGCGAAGCTCTTGATTGTCAGCCGGGCGACCTTTTTGAATATGTGAAAGAATAA